In the Methanoregula sp. genome, one interval contains:
- a CDS encoding AbrB/MazE/SpoVT family DNA-binding domain-containing protein — translation MEASIIRMSSKGQIVIPASMRKGLKEGEELLIVRDGERYLIKPLGGFEAALKEDIEFAEKTEQSLAEYRKGLFKVKEKQEFINELASW, via the coding sequence ATGGAAGCCAGCATTATCCGTATGAGCTCGAAAGGACAGATTGTCATTCCTGCATCCATGAGAAAAGGCTTAAAAGAAGGCGAAGAACTTCTTATCGTCCGTGATGGTGAACGATATCTCATCAAACCACTGGGAGGATTTGAAGCTGCATTAAAAGAAGATATCGAATTTGCAGAAAAAACGGAACAGTCACTTGCCGAGTACCGGAAAGGATTATTCAAGGTAAAGGAAAAACAAGAGTTCATCAACGAACTTGCATCATGGTGA
- a CDS encoding AbrB/MazE/SpoVT family DNA-binding domain-containing protein, giving the protein MKASIIHVSSKGQIVIPASMRNGLKKGEELHFVHEGERYFIKPLNGFESALKKDIEFAEMTEQSLTNYWKGLFKVKEKH; this is encoded by the coding sequence ATGAAAGCCAGCATTATTCATGTGAGCTCGAAAGGGCAGATTGTCATTCCAGCATCCATGAGAAATGGCTTAAAAAAAGGCGAAGAACTTCATTTCGTCCATGAGGGTGAACGATATTTTATAAAACCACTGAACGGATTTGAATCCGCATTGAAAAAAGATATCGAATTTGCAGAGATGACGGAACAATCACTTACCAATTACTGGAAAGGATTATTCAAGGTAAAGGAAAAACACTAG
- the thiI gene encoding tRNA uracil 4-sulfurtransferase ThiI, protein MTGKNTEEEQIVMARYGELFLKSEPVKHHFIGMLLRNIRKALNSFGITCRYETPRGRILIHTADPVKTADIVSRVFGIIDVSICILTSSEYDALSRSAVRLASEHLTSGKTFAVRAKRQYKTGLDSQELGARIGSDIFDTIPNLTVDLGTPEYEVFVEVRDFGGLVYDSRIKGPGGLPWGTQGRALVLLSSGIDSPVASWLMMKRGCEITHLYLDAGRWAGSDVTSAAIENHRKLSFWCAGNNLSMVIARNELLFDEMSRLKVPPRYRCVICKRFMQRVAGELMTKEGAQAIVTGENLGQVASQTLPNLAVISDAVSVPVLRPLITYDKEDTITLARRIGTFDATPGDLACRAVPKMPATAAVLDEVREFEDQMEIAKLVNLACSDVRFVNALNGTITE, encoded by the coding sequence ATGACCGGAAAAAATACCGAAGAAGAACAGATCGTCATGGCACGGTACGGCGAGTTGTTCTTGAAAAGCGAACCGGTAAAACATCACTTTATCGGCATGCTCCTGCGGAATATAAGAAAAGCCCTGAACTCATTCGGGATAACCTGCCGGTATGAAACCCCCCGCGGACGTATCCTGATCCACACGGCTGATCCGGTAAAAACTGCGGATATCGTATCCCGGGTATTTGGAATCATCGATGTCAGTATCTGTATCCTTACCAGCAGCGAATACGATGCACTTTCCCGCAGTGCAGTCAGGCTTGCATCTGAACACCTGACGTCCGGAAAAACGTTTGCCGTTCGCGCAAAACGCCAGTACAAGACCGGGCTGGACAGCCAGGAACTCGGCGCCCGGATTGGTTCTGATATCTTCGATACCATCCCCAATCTCACCGTAGATCTCGGCACTCCCGAGTACGAGGTATTTGTTGAAGTGCGGGATTTTGGCGGCCTTGTTTATGATTCCCGCATAAAGGGACCCGGGGGTCTGCCCTGGGGCACCCAGGGACGGGCGCTTGTCCTGCTCTCGTCCGGTATTGATTCCCCGGTGGCGTCGTGGCTGATGATGAAGCGGGGATGCGAGATTACCCACCTGTACCTTGATGCCGGGCGATGGGCCGGGAGTGACGTGACTTCCGCTGCAATTGAAAATCACCGCAAACTCTCTTTCTGGTGTGCCGGAAACAACCTGTCGATGGTGATTGCCAGGAACGAACTGCTGTTCGATGAGATGAGCCGGCTGAAAGTCCCGCCCCGGTACCGCTGCGTTATCTGCAAGCGGTTCATGCAGCGGGTTGCCGGAGAACTGATGACAAAAGAAGGAGCACAGGCAATCGTTACCGGAGAAAATCTCGGCCAGGTGGCTTCCCAGACCCTTCCGAATCTCGCGGTTATCTCCGATGCAGTGAGCGTTCCGGTCCTCCGCCCGCTTATCACCTATGACAAGGAAGATACGATCACCCTTGCCCGCCGGATCGGGACTTTCGATGCAACGCCCGGGGACCTGGCCTGCCGTGCAGTGCCGAAGATGCCGGCAACTGCGGCGGTGCTTGATGAGGTCCGGGAATTTGAAGATCAGATGGAAATCGCAAAGCTGGTGAATCTGGCCTGTTCGGATGTGCGGTTTGTCAATGCGCTGAATGGTACGATTACAGAATAA
- the pap gene encoding polyphosphate:AMP phosphotransferase, which yields MLDKTDLTKTADESTYEKTLTSLKERLGILQRSLRDQNVPTVIVIEGWNAAGITMAVHEIVQALDPRGFALHAIEKPTEEEKAHPFFWRFWLRTPPRGRIGLFARSWYSRALSEEMQKHTWEKSMLEPAVRINNFEKKLHDDGTIILKFFLHITKEEQKRRLEERERNPLTAWLVTPSIWNVHRHYENTYPLIDEFLEKTNTEYAPWTIIEATDRQYAILKVYSMIVKNLEKREEAGKETRAKKLKQKDPTRPRKNPVIRKSTPDNGYSKEECQQTLNNLQIEMLELHYLLFKRKIPFIIAYEGWDAAGKGGNITRVTRYMNPLGYYVVPVAAPTEHEKQYHYLRRFIKHFPTGGDIAIFDRSWYGRVLVERVEKYCTESDWQRAYGEINDMEEDFISSTGGGMVKFWLEISKDEQLKRFQQRASDPLKKYKITDDDWRNREKWDLYEEAVDEMLARTSTEYAPWTVIESNDKWYARVKALNTVIQTARKLL from the coding sequence ATGCTTGATAAAACCGATCTTACAAAAACTGCTGATGAGAGCACCTACGAAAAGACGCTCACGTCATTAAAAGAACGCCTTGGCATCCTCCAGCGCTCCCTGCGAGACCAGAATGTCCCAACCGTCATCGTCATTGAGGGCTGGAACGCTGCCGGCATCACCATGGCCGTCCATGAGATCGTCCAGGCTCTGGACCCCCGGGGATTTGCCCTCCATGCCATAGAGAAGCCCACCGAGGAGGAGAAGGCCCACCCGTTTTTCTGGAGATTCTGGCTTCGGACACCTCCCCGCGGGCGTATCGGGCTTTTTGCACGGAGCTGGTACAGCCGGGCGCTCTCGGAAGAGATGCAGAAACACACCTGGGAAAAATCCATGCTGGAGCCGGCAGTCCGGATAAATAATTTCGAGAAGAAACTGCACGATGACGGCACGATAATCCTCAAATTTTTCCTGCATATCACAAAGGAGGAACAGAAGCGGCGTCTTGAGGAGCGTGAACGAAATCCCCTCACCGCGTGGCTTGTCACACCGTCAATATGGAATGTCCACCGGCATTATGAGAACACGTATCCCCTGATCGATGAATTTCTTGAAAAAACCAACACCGAGTATGCTCCCTGGACCATCATTGAAGCAACCGACCGGCAATATGCGATCCTGAAAGTATACTCAATGATTGTGAAAAACCTGGAAAAAAGAGAGGAAGCCGGTAAAGAGACAAGAGCCAAAAAATTAAAACAGAAAGATCCCACCCGACCCAGGAAAAACCCGGTTATACGAAAATCCACGCCGGATAACGGGTACTCAAAGGAAGAATGCCAGCAGACCTTAAACAATCTCCAGATTGAGATGCTCGAGCTGCATTACCTTCTTTTCAAGAGGAAGATCCCCTTCATCATAGCCTACGAGGGGTGGGATGCAGCCGGAAAAGGCGGGAATATCACCCGGGTCACGCGATATATGAACCCGCTTGGATATTACGTGGTTCCTGTTGCCGCTCCCACTGAACACGAAAAACAGTACCACTACCTGAGACGGTTCATCAAACATTTTCCCACCGGTGGCGATATCGCAATCTTTGACCGGAGCTGGTACGGCCGGGTGCTTGTTGAGCGCGTGGAAAAATACTGTACAGAATCCGACTGGCAGCGGGCCTATGGCGAGATCAACGACATGGAAGAAGATTTCATATCTTCCACGGGCGGAGGGATGGTAAAGTTCTGGCTCGAGATAAGCAAGGATGAGCAGCTCAAACGCTTCCAGCAGCGGGCAAGTGATCCTCTCAAAAAATACAAGATCACCGATGATGACTGGAGAAACCGGGAAAAATGGGATCTGTATGAAGAGGCGGTTGATGAGATGCTGGCAAGGACGAGCACGGAGTATGCTCCCTGGACCGTTATTGAATCGAATGATAAATGGTATGCCCGGGTCAAGGCCCTGAACACGGTTATCCAGACCGCAAGGAAACTTCTATGA
- a CDS encoding PIN domain-containing protein, with protein sequence MILIGFVIDTWVWVEYYLGEDSRVNEYIENDSLDLFTSTITLTEMIKFLHQNHENPENIRHVVSEIGIRSLVIPVTEDIAILAGEFKNEGFKGGIADTIILATARSGGHTVVTGDPHFKAISDAVFIKTG encoded by the coding sequence ATGATTCTCATCGGATTCGTCATTGATACGTGGGTCTGGGTTGAATATTATCTCGGTGAAGATTCACGCGTGAATGAGTATATCGAAAATGACAGCCTCGACTTGTTCACGTCCACAATTACCCTCACCGAGATGATAAAATTCCTTCATCAGAACCACGAGAATCCGGAGAATATCCGTCATGTTGTTTCAGAGATAGGTATCCGGAGTCTTGTTATCCCGGTAACAGAAGATATTGCCATTCTTGCCGGTGAATTCAAAAATGAGGGATTTAAAGGTGGGATTGCCGATACCATCATCCTCGCAACCGCCCGATCCGGGGGTCATACCGTGGTCACCGGTGATCCTCATTTCAAAGCGATATCTGACGCCGTGTTCATTAAAACCGGCTGA
- a CDS encoding type II toxin-antitoxin system RelE/ParE family toxin — translation MVTVAYSPGFEKTIRKIQDHSIKERIKAQLIKIVNHPETGKPMRYCKKGTREVYIPPFRLSYIYTKQQDTVIFLSLYHKDEQ, via the coding sequence ATGGTGACAGTTGCCTACAGTCCGGGCTTTGAAAAAACCATCAGAAAGATCCAGGATCATTCCATCAAAGAGCGGATCAAAGCCCAGCTCATTAAAATTGTTAACCACCCGGAAACGGGAAAACCAATGCGATACTGCAAAAAAGGAACACGGGAAGTGTATATTCCTCCGTTCAGGTTGTCCTATATATATACAAAACAGCAGGATACCGTTATTTTTCTTTCGCTGTATCACAAAGATGAACAATAG